The Pochonia chlamydosporia 170 chromosome 1, whole genome shotgun sequence genome window below encodes:
- a CDS encoding pyridoxamine phosphate oxidase family protein (similar to Metarhizium robertsii ARSEF 23 XP_007817973.2) — translation MKLFPHLTTDLSSWAQRQPVFFTGSAGKHAAHINVSPKGMTDTHFAILTPNRCAYIDRTGSGCETISHAYENGRLCIMFMSLGDTPRIMRLFCRARVVEYNDAEFAPLVRAIAKGKRDAFDGARAVIVADIWEVQTSCGYGVPRVKRGLYVAGDERPEELLQKGFNGEGVGEKGRLDELCVFEARPTMDVMLAKKADGNGIREYQTLNNRDSIDGLPGLRVCRRDAGEVLWLGDLRAWVRRVARDWEALVVGFGMAVLVFLLGRVMGVV, via the coding sequence ATGAAGCTCTTcccccatctcaccaccgACCTCTCCTCCTGGGCCCAACGCCAACCCGTCTTCTTCACCGGCTCAGCCGGCAAACACGCCGCCCACATCAACGTCTCCCCCAAGGGCATGACCGACACGCACTTCGCCATCCTCACCCCCAACCGCTGCGCCTACATCGACCGCACCGGCTCCGGCTGCGAGACCATCTCCCACGCCTACGAGAACGGCCGCCTGTGCATAATGTTCATGTCCCTCGGCGACACCCCCCGCATCATGCGGCTCTTCTGCCGCGCCCGCGTCGTCGAGTACAACGACGCCGAGTTTGCGCCGCTCGTCCGCGCCATCGCCAAGGGAAAACGCGACGCCTTTGACGGGGCGCGCGCCGTCATCGTAGCTGACATATGGGAGGTGCAGACGTCGTGTGGGTATGGGGTGCCCCGTGTGAAGAGGGGTCTGTACgtggctggtgatgagaggCCGGAGGAGTTGCTGCAGAAGGGATTTAATGGTGAGGGCGTGGGCGAGAAGGGGAGGCTGGATGAGCTGTGTGTGTTTGAGGCGCGGCCGACTATGGATGTTATgctggcgaagaaggcggatGGGAATGGGATCAGGGAGTATCAGACGCTGAATAATAGGGATAGTATTGATGGGTTGCCGGGGTTGAGGGTTTGTAGGAGGGATGCTGGCGAggtgttgtggttggggGATCTGAGGGCgtgggtgaggagggttGCGAGGGATTGGgaggctttggtggtgggatTTGGGATGgcggttttggtgtttttgctgGGGAGGGTGATGGGCGTGGTTTAG
- a CDS encoding transmembrane protein (similar to Metarhizium acridum CQMa 102 XP_007806408.1) has product MILRKVFTQVASGICLLGVAHGHKFCDKPPDVITNSPDDLIIRANCENFKISDVSCPIILLQKDGFLTAQPQTCIYRPPGAQLVSISASQNSSSEKLAVFVPEKYNAKDVQHALIMVAGKLSNAGLYWERLRNVSEGLAGTRFKSRNAIPVAPILFSDRFTPDLHGEDELSWASPGAWIAGRTANYPPTTNLTSIDALEALVDEFSNTEKYPALTNITFIGQSAGGQLVQRYAAAAKDPPPNIHIRYVQNNPATCSYFTAQRPSVKGASIPSIDSCKRYDHWPYGFTGFKGTSTGRKTPRQYFEQYISRDVVATVGYLDTNPCSGDQGCRAVMQGGRKRRNRNLVWYRYVHELARTGEDLRGFPGRFEGLPDWSGGRVRLRLALARNAGHEFQDIFQTEVGLSALFDDGNVMEGFRPGRRGRVG; this is encoded by the coding sequence ATGATACTGCGGAAAGTTTTTACACAAGTTGCGTCGGGTATCTGTCTTCTCGGGGTAGCTCATGGCCACAAGTTCTGCGACAAACCACCAGATGTAATCACCAACTCACCAGACGATCTCATCATTCGCGCAAACTGCGAAAACTTCAAAATCAGCGATGTTAGTTGCCCAATTATCCTATTGCAAAAAGATGGTTTCCTAACTGCTCAGCCCCAAACATGCATCTACCGGCCTCCCGGAGCTCAACTGGTTTCCATCTCAGCGAGCCAGAACTCAAGCAGCGAGAAACTTGCCGTCTTTGTACCCGAAAAATATAACGCAAAGGACGTACAGCATGCGCTCATCATGGTGGCCGGGAAACTAAGCAACGCGGGCCTCTATTGGGAGAGACTGCGAAACGTGTCGGAAGGACTCGCCGGGACGCGGTTCAAAAGCAGGAACGCTATTCCCGTTGCGCCGATTCTCTTTTCCGATCGATTTACGCCAGACTTACACGGTGAAGATGAGCTCTCGTGGGCGAGTCCAGGGGCTTGGATTGCCGGCCGGACTGCCAACTACCCTCCCACTACGAATCTCACATCCATTGACGCCCTGGAAGCACTCGTTGACGAGTTTTCCAACACGGAAAAGTATCCTGCCCTTACAAACATTACATTCATAGGACAAAGTGCAGGTGGGCAACTCGTACAGCGATACGCAGCTGCTGCCAAAGACCCTCCCCCGAACATACACATCCGCTATGTGCAGAACAATCCCGCAACATGCAGCTACTTCACAGCCCAGCGGCCCTCCGTAAAAGGCGCTTCTATCCCATCCATCGACTCCTGCAAGAGATACGACCACTGGCCCTATGGCTTCACCGGCTTCAAGGGCACATCTACGGGGCGCAAGACGCCGAGGCAGTATTTCGAGCAGTACATCTCGCGGGATGTCGTTGCGACGGTGGGATACCTCGACACGAATCCGTGTAGTGGTGATCAGGGCTGCCGAGCGGTCATGCAGGGCGGGCGGAAGCGAAGGAACCGGAATCTGGTTTGGTATAGGTATGTACATGAGTTGGCGAGGACGGGGGAGGATCTGCGCGGGTTTCCGGGCAGGTTTGAGGGATTGCCGGACTGGAGTGGTGGGAGGGTGAGGTTGAGGCTTGCGCTGGCGAGGAACGCGGGGCATGAGTTTCAGGATATTTTTCAGACGGAGGTTGGGCTTTCGGCGCTTTTTGATGATGGGAATGTGATGGAGGGGTTTAGGCcggggaggaggggaaggGTTGGATGA
- a CDS encoding nonsense-mediated mRNA decay protein (similar to Metarhizium acridum CQMa 102 XP_007806409.1) encodes MSTQPPQVLSRKANGTSSGTASQISDPAKVRQRVRVSQARRDQSPAPHQSSLTYVNIGQGKGTDTSGNTAKSSKGRGASDRRSGATKGTNDGEVATRSPRSKSQNEGEKVVVRRLPPGMTRDEFVAILGPEWEVSKGKVDWFSYVTGKISTDPSKPSRPGRAYLHLVRKDDIMPLSDAVRTATWEDAKSTFTNPSLIGPPTLEFSIYKKVPSTKKRTDARQGTIDQDPEFMAFLEGLANPAPMRDSIDVEEAAESAKADTKVTTTPLVEFLKEKKANKGKDGKNSKSGKGKGGSKDDESSGRKKGKESRGERQEKAPKETVKILTKKAATEQAAEGAKKAANQIATANAASNAAAAGSSDAPKSRRAGIAAAARILQRDLGLSPGSAHRRARHDAAKAEADAKAATSATKESNGNSTDTATAATASTQPTPADAAAQTPKSRPESPVTSKPQTGRRNRGGKGAVDKGKAAGNETPAAQPTAANPPVILKKKTDAETNQKAAEPPATAPAVNANASGKQASKERGNNKQASQKKSASVSANAIRAFVKHVNASQGVNDASLREALGSFGNITLVEIDKRKGFAYVDFSEHDALVKAVSASPIQVGQANVQVLERKDKKPAASAPAAAGKESTTPNSEKEKDKDKEKEKPSGGRGRRGRGGGKAASTATNGQATAAAAPASGAAATSTGG; translated from the exons ATGTCCACACAGCCGCCACAAGTCCTTTCGCGTAAGGCAAACGGAACATCTAGCGGCACAGCCAGCCAAATATCAGACCCAGCCAAGGTGAGACAGCGAGTGAGGGTATCACAGGCCCGTCGCGACCAGTCTCCGGCACCACATCAGAGCTCCCTGACTTACGTGAACATTGGACAGGGCAAGGGAACTGATACCTCCGGCAACACGGCAAAGTCTTCTAAGGGGCGAGGAGCCAGTGACAGACGATCAGGGGCCACTAAA GGTACCAATGATGGAGAAGTAGCAACAAGATCTCCACGATCCAAATCCCAGAATGAAGGAGAGAAGGTAGTTGTTCGGCGATTGCCTCCGGGCATGACAAGGGATGAATTTGTTGCTATCCTTGGACCCGAGTGGGAAGTCTCCAAAGGCAAGGTGGACTGGTTTAGCTATGTCACTGGAAAGATTTCCACCGA TCCCTCAAAGCCGTCACGCCCCGGTCGGGCATACCTTCACTTGGTGCGAAAAGATGACATCATGCCCCTCAGTGATGCTGTAAGGACTGCTACATGGGAGGATGCAAAATCCACATTCACTAATCCATCATTAATTGGACCGCCCACGTTGGAATTCTCAATTTACAAAAAGGTTCCCAGTACTAAGAAACGGACGGACGCGCGGCAAGGCACCATTGACCAGGACCCGGAATTCATGGCGTTCCTCGAAGGCCTCGCTAATCCCGCGCCAATGAGGGACAGTAtcgatgttgaagaggctgcCGAGTCTGCCAAAGCCGACACGAAAGTCACCACCACTCCGCTGGTCGAATtcttgaaggagaagaaagcGAACAAGGGGAAGGATGGAAAGAACTCCAAATCTGGAAAAGGGAAGGGTGGATCCAAGGACGACGAGTCATCCGGtaggaagaagggcaaggaaTCACGAGGCGAAAGGCAGGAGAAAGCACCCAAGGAAACGGTGAAGATTCtgaccaagaaggctgcAACGGAGCAAGCTGCCGAAGGGGCAAAGAAAGCTGCGAATCAGATTGCGACGGCGAACGCTGCTTCTAACGCTGCAGCTGCTGGGTCCTCTGACGCCCCAAAGAGCCGACGAGCTGGAATTGCTGCGGCTGCTAGAATCTTGCAGCGAGACCTTGGTCTTAGCCCAGGAAGCGCACATCGGCGGGCACGTCAcgatgctgccaaggctgaagCGGATGCGAAGGCGGCAACCTCTGCAACTAAGGAGAGCAACGGCAATTCCACGGACACTGCTACCGCCGCAACAGCGTCAACGCAGCCGACACCGGCCGATGCCGCAGCACAAACTCCGAAGAGTCGTCCAGAAAGTCCAGTTACTTCAAAACCACAAACCGGGCGGAGAAACCGTGGTGGGAAGGGTGCAGTCGATAAGGGCAAGGCAGCAGGTAACGAGACTCCAGCTGCACAACCGACGGCTGCCAACCCTCCAGTTAttctgaagaagaagaccgATGCCGAAACCAATCAAAAGGCTGCCGAACCGCCAGCCACGGCACCAGCGGTGAATGCCAACGCTAGCGGCAAACAAGCGAGCAAAGAGAGAGGTAACAACAAGCAAGCATCGCAGAAGAAGTCGGCCTCTGTCTCAGCAAATGCAATTCGCGCATTCGTTAAGCACGTCAACGCCTCGCAAGGAGTCAACGATGCGTCGCTTAGGGAGGCTCTCGGCTCATTCGGAAATATCACACTCGTTGAGATCGACAAGCGTAAGGGATTTGCTTATGTCGACTTTTCAGAGCACGATGCTCTGGTGAAGGCCGTCTCTGCAAGCCCAATTCAAGTCGGCCAGGCCAATGTACAGGTGCTGGAGCGAAAGGACAAAAAGCCTGCGGCTTCTGCGCCAGCGGCAGCGGGAAAAGAGAGCACTACACCAAACAGcgaaaaggagaaggacaaggacaaggaaaaagaaaagccaTCCGGAGGCCGTGGCCGAAGAGGACGGGGCGGTGGAAAAGCCGCTTCCACCGCTACCAATGGTCAGGCCACTGCAGCGGCAGCTCCGGCTTCAGGTGCTGCAGCAACGAGCACCGGAGGGTGA